The Oscillatoria salina IIICB1 genome includes the window AGCAAAGAAACCGGAAATTGTCCTGATCGATAAAAGCGATCGCTTTTTATTTTCCCCTCTTTTGTACGAATTAGTCACTGGAGAGTTGCAAACTTGGGAAATTGCACCGCCGTTTGCAGAAATTCTGGCTGATACTGATATTTGCTTCCAGCGCGCTTACGTGACGGGAATCGACGTGCCAAGCAAGGGGATAGAATTGGAAAATAGCCCGGATTTGCCTTTTGATAAACTGGCGATCGCGATGGGTGGTAAGACTCCTTTAGATATTGTGCCGGGAGCGGTAGAATATGCTATCCCCTTCCGTAGTTTAGCCGACGCTTATCGCCTGGACGAACAACTGCGGCTGCTAGAAAATTCCGAGCGCGATAAAATTCGCGTAGCGATCGCGGGTGGCGGTTATAGTGGCGTAGAATTGGCTTGTAAACTTGCCGATCGACTCGGATCTCGCGGGAGAATTCGTTTGATCGAACGCAGTGATGATATTCTCTACACCTCAACTGAGTTTAATCGCGAAGCTGCAAAGAAAGCCTTGCTAGCACGAAAGGTTTGGATCGATACGGAAACTACAATTGAGTCAATTACTTCCGAAACCCTCTCTTTACTTTACAAAGGACAAATAGACACAATTCCAGTAGATCTTGTACTTTGGACAATCGGAACAAAAGTCTCGGAGCTTATTCAAGCACTTCCTCTCAAGCACAACCAACAAGGAAGATTAACCGTAACTCCCACTCTCCAAACAGTAGATAACGAAGATATCTATGCTTTAGGAGACTTAGCCGACTGTCAGGATGCCAGTGGTCAACAAGTACCCGCAACTGCCCAATCTGCCCTACAACAATCAGATTACTGCGCTTGGAACATTTGGGCAAGTATGACCGGACGACCATTACTTCCCTTGCGCTATCAGCAGTTAGGAGAGATGATGACATTAGGAACCGATAATGCCACTCTTAGCAGTCTCGGTTGGAAATTCGACGGAAATCTGGCTTATTTAGCAAGGCGTTTGGTTTATTTGTACAGAATGCCAACCTGGAAGCATCAATTAACTGTCGGATTGAATTGGATTACTCAACCTATAGTAGAGTTACTTTCGTAGTTGCTGTCAACATCGATGGAACAACCGAAAGTCATATTTTTGGATGCCGTGGGAACTTTGTTTGGCGTGAGGGGAAGTATTGGTAAAATATATGCCGAGCTTGCCAGTCAGTTTGGAGTCGAAGTTACTGCCGAACAAGTAAATCCAGCTTTTTATGCTAGCTTTAAAGCTTCACCGCCACCAGTAGATCGACAAGTTCATTTTATCGAAATTATCGATGTAGAGTATGAATGGTGGTACGCGATCGCTAGTGCTACTTTTCAACAACTCGGTATTCTCGATCGCTTTGAAGACTTCCCTGCCTTTTTCTCTCAACTTTACCAACACTTTGCTTCTGCTGCTCCCTGGTATGTCTATCCAGATGTCCTCCCAGCCCTCGAATATTGGCGTGGGAAAGGCATTGAATTAGGCGTGGTTTCTAATTTTGACTCCAGACTGTATCAAGTGTTAGAAACTCTTAAATTAGCTGACTTTTTTCGCAGCGTAACCATTTCCTTCGCTGTGGGTGCAGCTAAACCCAACCCCAAAATTTTTACGACAGCCCTAGCAAAGCATCAATGTTCGCCCGCACAAGCATGGCACATCGGCGATAGTTTAAAAGAGGATTATCATGGAGCAAAAGCTGTTGGGATGAAAGCTTTTTTAGTCGAACGACCAACTTTTGTTTTGAGAGGATGAGGTTGGGGAGGGGGAAGACAAGGGGGATAAACTGCTAGCTAATTGAACTGGTACTGATAAATGTGGCTACGTGATATAAGGGGGAAAAAGCCTTGGACGCGAATCAACAACAAAAG containing:
- a CDS encoding NAD(P)/FAD-dependent oxidoreductase, which encodes MNEQSKRICILGGGFGGLYTALRLNELPWEPAKKPEIVLIDKSDRFLFSPLLYELVTGELQTWEIAPPFAEILADTDICFQRAYVTGIDVPSKGIELENSPDLPFDKLAIAMGGKTPLDIVPGAVEYAIPFRSLADAYRLDEQLRLLENSERDKIRVAIAGGGYSGVELACKLADRLGSRGRIRLIERSDDILYTSTEFNREAAKKALLARKVWIDTETTIESITSETLSLLYKGQIDTIPVDLVLWTIGTKVSELIQALPLKHNQQGRLTVTPTLQTVDNEDIYALGDLADCQDASGQQVPATAQSALQQSDYCAWNIWASMTGRPLLPLRYQQLGEMMTLGTDNATLSSLGWKFDGNLAYLARRLVYLYRMPTWKHQLTVGLNWITQPIVELLS
- a CDS encoding HAD-IA family hydrolase, whose product is MEQPKVIFLDAVGTLFGVRGSIGKIYAELASQFGVEVTAEQVNPAFYASFKASPPPVDRQVHFIEIIDVEYEWWYAIASATFQQLGILDRFEDFPAFFSQLYQHFASAAPWYVYPDVLPALEYWRGKGIELGVVSNFDSRLYQVLETLKLADFFRSVTISFAVGAAKPNPKIFTTALAKHQCSPAQAWHIGDSLKEDYHGAKAVGMKAFLVERPTFVLRG